One Candidatus Krumholzibacteriia bacterium genomic window, CGATTCCCGTGACCACGTCTCTGCCGCGCGTCAACTTGACGAAACTGTCGCTCACAATCATGTCCGCCTCGTTCAGGTAGCGCAGGCTGTCGGTCTCCAGCACCTCACCCTTGAACGACACCGCCACCACGTTCCCGTACGCCAGCATGTCGTGCGAATCCAGCAGATACTCGCCCTTGTCGGCGGTCAGCGTGGTCTGCAGGTTCCCCAGCTTGTCGTAGAACTCGATTCTGGGGTCATCCATCACAAACACGTTCCTCGCGTTGAACCGGTTTGCGTGGGGCGCTCTGAGCGTCCACTGCACGCGGCCACTGTCGGATTCCTGGGTCGCAAAGTCCGTCACCGTCTCGTCGGGGATGGCGGGATCCCGGACCGCGGCGTCCTGCTCTTCCTTCCTGTCGCACGCGGCCAGCGCCACCGCCACCGCCAGCACCCCAAGCAGCCACCGTGCCTTACGCCTCCGCCGCATACGCCGCCTCCACCCCGTCGTCTCCTGTTTCCTGCCCGCGCCAGCGGTGATGGAACCACACCCACTGCTTGGGGTCGATCCGAATCAGCCGTTCCACCGCCAGCGAACACGCTTCGGTGATTTCGCGTACCGCGCGTTCGCGGCCGGCGCGATCCGGATTCCCGGCGGGGATCTCCGGCAGCACGTGGATCACGTGCCGGCCGTTGCGGCCGATGAACACCCCCATGGGGAGTATCGCGGCCCCGCTGGCCAGTGCCATCTTCGCGACCGCCGTCGGCGTGTACGCCGGGCGCCCGAAGAACGGCACCCACATCCCCGCCACCCGCGTGTGCTGGTCGATCAGCACACCAAGAATCTCTCCGCGCTTGAGCGGCTCGAACATCCGCCGCGGATTGTCGTCGCGGTCGATGGTAGCGACGCCGAACGACTTTCGAATTCCCACCAGGCGATCATTGAGCCGCGCCACCTTCATGCGCCGCGCGATCACCGAAACCGAATACCCGCGCGCCACGAAGTTCGCCGGCATGATCTCCCAGCACCCGATGTGGCCGGTGATCACGATGACGCCCCTGCCCTTGCCGTGCGCGGCGAGAAAGTTCTCCATGCCCTCGACGCGTTCGACGCGGTCCAGCAGCGTGCGTTGCGACGCCCCTTCCAGCCGCAGGAACTCGTATACGTTGCGGCCCAGCGTCTTGAACATCGCCGTCGCCAGCGCGCGCCGAAACGGCGCGGGGGCGTCGGGAAACGCGATGCCCAGGTTGTCCTCGGCGCGGCGCCGGTCCTTCTGGAAGAGGCGCGCCGCCAGCGAGCCGACCCCTGCGAACATCGCCTGCCCGGCACGACGCGGGGTCAGCCGGGCGCCCAGCGTCAGCCCCTGAACCACCGCCACTTCGGCGGCGCGTTTGATTTTCTTCCGCGTCCGCACCGGCTCCCAACCCGAGGTTGTGCTCAAAATCCGTCCGCCCGAGATTGGCACGGGCGACCAAAAGCGTTCACACTGAAGTAGTTAGCACAACCAAGAGGTGGTGTCAAGCAACGACTGTGCCAAATGCGGAAGTATAAGGAACTTTGAGGAGTTACCGAAGCCGAATCCGGCACAGAACCGGGGCGCGGGGTGCAACCCCCGCGCCGCCCGAAATCATTTGGGATAGAGCAGAATGACCGCGATGCGCAGCTGGTTGCCGGGGGCACCGTCCGGGCGCTCGACGTTGGCGTAGTACTGCGCGGTGAGGTTGAGCGGGCGCTTGTTGAGCCGGGTGGTGCGCGTGATGCCCATGCCGAGCGGGATCGTCCACTCCTGCCCGTCCGCCGCGTCGAAGTTTGCGGTGATCAGCGGCGCAAACGAGAGCGCCCAACCCTTGCCGAAGTTGTAGTTGATGAAAGGCTGCGCCACGAAGAGGTCGGTCTTGGGATCCCCGCCGTGGTCCGAGTAATTCCAGTACTGGTTGACGAGCCCGCCGATCACCCATGGGCCCGCCATGGTGAGCGCAACCGCGCCGGGGCCGATGGCCCAGCTGCCGGTCTTCACCAGGTCGTTGGTCGCGGTGGGGAGCGAAAATACGGGGCCGATGCCCCAGATGAGTTTGCCCGGGTTGCCGGGAGTCAGGTAGAACGCCTGCTGGATATCCCCAACGCCGGTGATGCGGTCGGCGGGGGATCCGCCCGGGAAATTGTAGAAGGGCACGATGGTGCGAGAGATCACGTTCCACTCGCTGGAGATCGCGAACGGCAGCACCGGCTGGAAGTTCAGCAGGAACATGGTTTCGTCGCCGTAACCACCGCCGTTGTTGAAATTGAACTGAAATGGAAAGCTCAGCAGGTTCCCCACCGGGTTCTGGCTCGTCTTGGCCAGACTGGTGAGGTCGTGTTCCGGCGCCGGCGCTTCCTCCGCGGCGGCGCTGCCCGCCATGGCGATGACGATCAGGAACGCGGCGATCGACAATAGCGGCTTCGGCATTCTTCACTCCGTTCTTAGTCCGGAACGAAGAATGTCGTGCACGTGCAGCAAGCCGACGGGCTTTCCGCCGGAATCGACGATGAACAGCATAAGCAATGGCCCGGGCAGATTGAGTTCCATGCGCGCCAGCGCGTCGGCCGCCAGCACATCCGGCTCGATGGTCTTGGGGTTGCGCGTCATGACCTCGCCGACGGGGACGTCGAGCGCGTCGTCGCGGCGCGTGATGATACGCTTGATGTCGCCGTCGGTCACGATCCCCGTGAGCACACCCGCGGCGTTGACCACGCCGGTGCAGCCGATGCTCTTCTCCATGGTCTCGAAGAGCGCGTCGCGCAGCGTGGTCGCCTCGCTTACCACCGGCAGCGCGTTGCCGGTGCGCATCACTTCGCTGACCTTGAGATTCAAACGCTTGCCCAGCATACCGCCCGGGTGGGTGCGCGCAAACTCCTCCGCGGTGAAGCCGCGCCGCTCCACCAGCGCGCTGGCCAGCACGTGCCCCAGCACCAGCGACACGGTGGCGCTGGTGGTGGGGGCCAGGCCCAGGCAGCCGGCCTCGTGTGATCCGTCGAATTCCAGCACGATGTCGCTGTGCTGGGCGAGATAGCTGCTGCGCGACGCGGTCATGGCGATCATGGTGACATCCAGCTTCTTGAGCGCGGGCACGTAGCTGCGCAGCTCGTCGCCCATGCCGCTCTTGGAGATGATGACGACGACGTCCTCCCCGTGCACCAGGCCGAGGTCGCCGTGGCTGGCCTCGAAGGCGTGGACGTAGAAGGCGGGGGTGCCGGTACTGGTGAGGGTGCTCGCGATCTTCTTGGCGATCTGTCCGGACTTGCCCACCCCGGACACGATGATGCGCCCGCGGCACGCAAGAATGGCGTCCACCGCGCGCCCCAGTTCGGGCCCCAGCCCGTCGCGCAGGGCGCGCAGCCCCTCTATCTCCTCGTCGATGACGCGGCGTGCGCCGGCGACGACCGCGTCGGTATCCTTGTTCCTGTCCGTCTTCACCGGCATGAGGGTATCACGTTCACCATGGAGTGTCCCGCCTCATGCCTTCCCGGCGGGCTTCGAGGAGGACTCCTCGGGCAGCGGTTTCAGGAAGAAAGAGGTCAGCGTGCGCGTCCCGAGGTTCTTCTGCACCACGGACAACGCATTGTAGACCAGCAGGGCGGTGGTGATGCAGAGCGCGTTCATCGCGATGTGCTCGGCGTTGGTGTCGCGCATCTGTGCCTGCACCGACGCACCGAACCCCCCGTACTCGTGCCGCCCCTCCAGACCCTTCTCCAGCACCAGCACCACGACCACACCCAGGCTGTACAGGACGGTGCGCGCCACCACGTCGACCCACGCGGGGCGGCGGCCCACCCATTTTCCCAGCGGGATGGGCTCCATGAGCAGGATCACCTTGGCGAGGATCAGCGCGCTCACCAGCACGATCGAGAGTCCCTTGAACTCGATGTGGTACTGCTCCAGCATCAGTTTTTTGAGTGCGATGAGGAACCCGAACCACAGCACGAAGTACACCCACGCCAGGGTGAG contains:
- the lptC gene encoding LPS export ABC transporter periplasmic protein LptC, translated to MRRRRKARWLLGVLAVAVALAACDRKEEQDAAVRDPAIPDETVTDFATQESDSGRVQWTLRAPHANRFNARNVFVMDDPRIEFYDKLGNLQTTLTADKGEYLLDSHDMLAYGNVVAVSFKGEVLETDSLRYLNEADMIVSDSFVKLTRGRDVVTGIGLECDHTLDSVVIKKDVHAVVREEDGKFNQ
- a CDS encoding neuromedin U codes for the protein MPKPLLSIAAFLIVIAMAGSAAAEEAPAPEHDLTSLAKTSQNPVGNLLSFPFQFNFNNGGGYGDETMFLLNFQPVLPFAISSEWNVISRTIVPFYNFPGGSPADRITGVGDIQQAFYLTPGNPGKLIWGIGPVFSLPTATNDLVKTGSWAIGPGAVALTMAGPWVIGGLVNQYWNYSDHGGDPKTDLFVAQPFINYNFGKGWALSFAPLITANFDAADGQEWTIPLGMGITRTTRLNKRPLNLTAQYYANVERPDGAPGNQLRIAVILLYPK
- a CDS encoding KpsF/GutQ family sugar-phosphate isomerase, whose translation is MPVKTDRNKDTDAVVAGARRVIDEEIEGLRALRDGLGPELGRAVDAILACRGRIIVSGVGKSGQIAKKIASTLTSTGTPAFYVHAFEASHGDLGLVHGEDVVVIISKSGMGDELRSYVPALKKLDVTMIAMTASRSSYLAQHSDIVLEFDGSHEAGCLGLAPTTSATVSLVLGHVLASALVERRGFTAEEFARTHPGGMLGKRLNLKVSEVMRTGNALPVVSEATTLRDALFETMEKSIGCTGVVNAAGVLTGIVTDGDIKRIITRRDDALDVPVGEVMTRNPKTIEPDVLAADALARMELNLPGPLLMLFIVDSGGKPVGLLHVHDILRSGLRTE